In Paraburkholderia terrae, the DNA window GGACATAGCGACTGCGGCGCGATGCGCGGCCTCGCGGGCACCGCGCCGATGACAGCGGAAGACATGCCGACCGTCAATGCGTGGCTGCGCAATGCGGAGACGGCGCGCAGCGTCGTGCAGGCGCGCAAGGTCGACAGCGATCATCTCGTGCAGGCGCTCGTCGAGGAAAACATCCGGCTGCAACTGATGCATCTGCGCACGCATCCGTCCGTCGCTGGGCGTCTCGCGCAAAAGCGCCTCGATGTCCAGGGCTGGGTGTACGACATAGGGCATGGGCGCGTTTCAGTGTTCAACGAAAACGACGACCGCTTCGAAAGTCTCGGCGAAGCGCGCACGCGGATTCAGCGGGAGCAGGGCGGTTGACCGCGCCGGGCGCGGTGGGGCCGTTTCGCTTCAATCGCCCATCGCCGCCGCTCGCCGCAGAAATCCCAGCGCCCGCTCATTGTCGAGATACGCGGTATTGAACCGGACCCACGGCGTCACCTCGCCGTGCGGCCGGTAGTAGCTGCCCGGCTGAACGGTGATGCCGGCGCGGGCCGCCTCGGCGACGAACACATCCGAATTCGGCACGCCCGGCACGCGTGCCCACACCAGCGTGCCGCCGCACGGCTCGTCGAACACTTGCCAGCCGATGCCATTGAGCAATTCCACTGCAGTAGAAATGGCGCCATTCACGCGCCGCCGCAGCCGTTCCAGGTGCTTGCGATACGTGCCGCGCTCGAGCAGCGCGGCCACGACTCGCTCGCTAAAGCGCGTGCCGCCGAGGCTGGTGAGCGCCTTCACTTCGACGAAGTGTTTGACCAA includes these proteins:
- a CDS encoding carbonic anhydrase; amino-acid sequence: MSDDMFNTRRLRDPAKSDLLHLLDGVEQFSDEVFPATQALFESLAQGQAPHTLFITCADSRVSPEMITQTHPGELFVCRNIGNIVPAYGEMLGGVSAVVEYAVLALNVRQIVVCGHSDCGAMRGLAGTAPMTAEDMPTVNAWLRNAETARSVVQARKVDSDHLVQALVEENIRLQLMHLRTHPSVAGRLAQKRLDVQGWVYDIGHGRVSVFNENDDRFESLGEARTRIQREQGG